Proteins encoded together in one Centropristis striata isolate RG_2023a ecotype Rhode Island chromosome 6, C.striata_1.0, whole genome shotgun sequence window:
- the LOC131972826 gene encoding uncharacterized protein LOC131972826, translated as MRPTEGDVTCRLTKAEMQLHCRRAVRETREMEAMLKELIEAYDGERGCDTLGVPLINSARMAEIWKAQQKHIPCLQDPPGFQLYTQTGTLKKGGHVLPTYRCARGSTSLENFHLHMNRFIPAAVPVCPPVREDSGRHAGSNPSLGPQLHTDTPQTSQDGAMLCTHQAPQQDTPSMAEEQPSTSSCSTSDDSVGPDNIAGFKAVQDLTGYLFKLKDHSLALSREEAAKIIALWECLSEYDQKHTVYPPRHQVTIPKGRFRATKKNVAPGVESTKRYVCFFEQV; from the exons ATGCGTCCCACAGAAGGAGATGTGACATGCCGTTTAACCAAGGCAGAGATGCAGCTCCATTGCAGGAGGGCTGTCCGGGAAACCAGGGAGATGGAAGCCATGCTTAAAGAGTTGATCGAAGCATATGATGGAGAGAGAGGCTGCGACACTCTCGGTGTGCCTCTGATCAATTCTGCAAGGATGGCGGAAATCTGGAAGGCCCAGCAGAAACACATCCCCTGTCTCCAGGACCCTCCAGGTTTCCAGCTGTATACGCAGACAGGGACACTGAAGAAGGGTGGTCATGTGCTTCCAACATACCGGTGTGCCAGAGGTTCGACCTCTTTGGAGAACTTTCATCTGCACATGAACAGATTCATCCCAG CAGCTGTTCCTGTGTGCCCCCCAGTTCGTGAGGACAGTGGGAGACATGCTGGATCTAATCCGAGCCTTGGTCCCCAGCTCCATACTGACACTCCTCAAACTTCCCAGGATGGGGCAATGCTCTGCACGCAtcaag ctCCCCAGCAAGACACACCCAGCATGGCAGAGGAACAGCCGTCGACATCATCATGCTCCACCAGTGAT GACTCTGTTGGACCGGACAATATTGCGGGCTTCAAAGCCGTCCAGGACTTGAcgggttatttatttaaattaaaagaccACAGTCTTGCCCTGTCACGAGAGGAGGCCGCCAAAATCATTGCCCTGTGGGAGTGTTTGTCAgaatatgaccaaaaacataCAGTTTACCCTCCACGTCATCAAGTCACAATCCCTAAAGGGAGATTCAgggccacaaaaaaaaatgttgcacctGGTGTGGAGAGTACAAAGCGGTACGTATGCTTTTTTGAGCAAGTCTGA
- the LOC131973023 gene encoding E3 SUMO-protein ligase ZBED1-like: MDANTILIGKFTFKQLPNGSIDKSKASSPPPRHSQATIDGFRQKHLDTTTKNKLTAAIAKWVATACRPVNVVEDEGLVDIIRIASNDWTYELPSRATITSHVQKLYKTEKGKVQQALEKTKAVALTGDYWTALSNHNFLGVTAHFYDPEWKLESYALTVMKTEERHCADAVAEHFMKVAREWDIEHKVVSLTTDRARNMIAAARQLPFEHMPCIAHSVHRAVTVSLTNSPFDNALAKCRKVVGHFKHSPANQAELEQQQVAHHQKKESLAQEVSTRWNSTLEMIKRVQRNAEPLRDALALPATNVAMPTAAELEKLKKLEAVLDHCRYVSELLGGEKFVSCSAVLPALCHLSRGMEVTEDDPAYMIKFKGIFTADMEGHKEKTNITWLRVGTALDPRFKDLKCLSKPDRTEVWGTICALLQEMERPAQPDNQVTPEPPTKKPTHACTRVFI; this comes from the exons ATGGATGCCAATACGATTCTGATTGGGAAGTTTACTTTTAAACAATTGCCAAATGGTTCCATTGACAAGAGCAAAGCGAGTTCTCCGCCTCCTCGTCATAGCCAGGCGACAATAGACGGCTTCAGACAGAAGCACTTGGATACCACAACTAAGAACAAACTTACTGCAGCCATAGCTAAATGGGTGGCTACTGCATGTAGGCCTGTTAACGTTGTGGAGGACGAGGGTCTGGTTGACATCATTCGCATAGCATCCAACGACTGGACCTACGAATTGCCTTCGAGAGCCACCATTACAAGCCACGTACAGAAATTGTACAAAACGGAGAAGGGTAAGGTACAGCAGGCGTTGGAGAAAACAAAAGCAGTCGCGCTCACTGGTGATTACTGGACAGCCCTCAGTAATCACAACTTCCTCGGGGTCACAGCCCATTTCTATGATCCAGAGTGGAAACTTGAGTCATATGCTTTAACTGTTATGAAGACAGAAGAGAGGCACTGCGCTGACGCGGTTGCAGAGCACTTTATGAAAGTAGCAAGAGAGTGGGACATCGAACACAAAGTTGTCTCACTGACAACAGATAGGGCACGTAATATGATTGCAGCGGCCAGGCAGCTCCCCTTTGAGCACATGCCGTGCATAGCACACAGTGTGCACCGAGCTGTCACGGTTTCTCTTACCAACAGCCCGTTTGACAACGCATTGGCAAAATGCAGAAAAGTTGTTGGACATTTTAAGCATAGCCCGGCAAACCAAGCGGAGCTCGAGCAGCAACAAGTCGCACATCATCAGAAGAAAGAGTCACTCGCACAGGAAGTCTCCACCAGGTGGAATAGTACCCTGGAAATGATTAAGCGTGTTCAGCGGAATGCTGAACCTCTGAGAGATGCACTGGCCCTGCCCGCAACCAACGTCGCCATGCCAACTGCTGCTGAGCTGGAGAAACTGAAGAAGCTCGAGGCTGTGCTGGATCACTGCAG GTATGTGTCTGAACTTCTGGGAGGAGAGAAGTTTGTGTCTTGCTCAGCGGTGCTGCCAGCGTTGTGTCATCTGTCACGAGGGATGGAGGTCACTGAGGACGACCCAGCTTACATGATTAAGTTCAAGGGAATCTTCACAGCAGACATGGAGGGTCATAAGGAGAAGACCAACATCACATGGCTGAGAGTTGGGACAGCACTTGACCCAAG gTTTAAGGACCTCAAGTGTCTGAGCAAACCTGACAGGACTGAGGTGTGGGGTACGATCTGCGCCTTGCTCCAGGAGATGGAGAGGCCTGCACAGCCGGATAACCAAGTCACGCCTGAGCCTCCTACGAAGAAACCAACTCATGCTTGCACACGAGTCTTCatctga
- the LOC131972825 gene encoding uncharacterized protein LOC131972825 — protein sequence MISVLTPHCCLPAGVASCCYTALLQLAGLPRELYRMDPKFSKRGDGLANLFDSEDAKKVKGENRPWARALSPDRVKESARVAVISRGEDPENEQHLLGQHQLQFGIFRGQTFQWVAENALGYAGYVVASMSEESGSSDSNNNLANKNALKRYILHYPEGHYAVQFKMETRSSKSRSTPATSTQPSTSTRPSTSTRPSTSTRPSTSTQPSSSTVPSTSTVPSTSPQLSTSFRASSVPISSLRSLLIGKGVSQQRIHKSVKRLFMQPTFQPSVPALSPAGSTKDTVPTNLVTSKNEPTDSELLLAVQEVESDMPRMYFYEILTHTLPFSICLFVILVLQLMLNVSIHEDMNRILT from the exons ATGATCTCCGTTTTAACCCCTCACTGCTGTTTGCCTGCTGGTGTGGCATCCTGCTGCTACACTGCCTTATTGCAACTTGCTGGACTTCCACGAGAG TTATACAGAATGGATCCTAAATTTAGTAAGAGGGGGGATGGTCTTGCCAACCTCTTTGATTCTGAGGATGCAAAGAAGGTGAAGGGGGAGAATAGGCCATGGGCCCGCGCTTTGTCCCCAGATCGAGTAAAGGAGTCGGCAAGGGTGGCTGTTATTAGTCGTGGTGAGGACCCGGAAAATGAGCAGCATCTTCTGGGCCAACATCAGCTGCAGTTTGGAATTTTTAGGGGTCAAACATTTCAGTGGGTGGCTGAGAATGCGCTGGGGTATGCTGGGTATGTGGTGGCATCAATGTCAGAGGAATCAGGAAGCTCTGATTCAAATAACAACCTGGCCAATAAAAATGCCCTTAAGAGGTACATTTTACACTATCCAGAGGGACATTATGCTGTTCAATTCAAGATGGAGACGAGATCCTCCAAAAGTCGGAGCACACCAGCCACCTCCACACAGCCCTCCACCTCCACACGGCCCTCCACCTCCACACGGCCCTCCACCTCCACACGACCCTCCACCTCCACACAGCCTTCCTCCTCCACAGTGCCCTCCACCTCCACAGTGCCCTCCACCTCACCGCAACTATCCACCTCTTTTCGTGCATCCTCAGTGCCTATATCCTCCCTGCGGTCATTGTTGATCGGGAAAGGAGTGTCTCAGCAGAGAATTCACAAGTCTGTCAAGAGGCTGTTTATGCAACCCACGTTTCAGCCAT CTGTTCCTGCTCTGTCCCCTGCTGGATCCACCAAGGACACGGTGCCAACAAATCTAGTTACCAGTAAGAATGAGCCCACTGACAGCGAGCTTCTGCTGGCAGTTCAAGAGGTGGAATCAGACATGCCACGTATGTATTTTTATGAAATACTTACACACACTCTCCCCTTCTCtatatgtttatttgttatacTTGTTTTGCAATTGATGCTAAATGTGTCAATACATGAGGACATGAATAGAATTTTGACTtag
- the LOC131973959 gene encoding cocaine esterase-like yields the protein MKSRAEQTLFYLASVLFFCVAADLHAPDVHTKLGSLRGQYVAVKGKETGVYAYLGVPFAKPPVGPALRLAAPQPVEGWEGVRDATQQPPMCIQHRQLSLDLVERVGMVVDLPEISEDCLYLNIYTPANRAHNAKLPVMVWIHGGGFSIGSASVYDGSALAAYQDVVVVLIQYRLGLLGFLSTGDEHMSGNFGLLDQVQALRWIQQHIHNFGGDPGSVTIFGESAGGVSVSLLLLSRLSDGLFHYAIAESGTAAMDLLISNDPLPVTQMVANASGCSLESTEEIADCMRSVNIDTIVTLGQDEKLRTAINTDGHFLTKPVDELFRTHELLTVPFMTGVNNDEGGWLLPSFMAPPNWTEGMDREHIMNMMYMFYPDPDDAMFRDLLVDEYIGAGEDRVKNRNGFTEILGHMIFIFPAIKTANAHRDAGAPVYLYYYQHAPEFLQAKRPSYVGSDHGDEIFTVLGFCFTTTHVKVTDACSEEEEQLSRAMMSYWGNFARTGSPNGEGLVHWPKYGAEEDYLSIDANEQVPGQHLKKERFVFLTQTLPEKIRQHKEKMERTEL from the exons ATGAAGTCCCGTGCAGAACAAACTTTATTCTATCTAGCGTCtgtgttatttttctgtgttgctGCAGACCTGCATG CACCTGATGTTCACACAAAGCTCGGGAGCCTGAGAGGTCAGTATGTGGCTGTAAAGGGAAAGGAGACTGGCGTCTATGCCTACCTGGGTGTTCCATTTGCCAAGCCGCCTGTTGGGCCTGCTCTGAGACTGGCTGCACCCCAGCCTGTAGAGGGATGGGAAGGAGTGAGAGATGCCACCCAGCAGCCGCCCAT GTGTATTCAACATAGACAGCTGTCTTTAGATCTGGTGGAAAGAGTCGGCATGGTGGTAGATCTCCCAGAAATTTCAGAGGACTGCCTTTACCTCAACATTTACACTCCTGCAAACAGAGCTCACAATGCCAAGCTCCCA GTCATGGTCTGGATCCATGGTGGAGGTTTTAGTATTGGGTCAGCTTCCGTATATGATGGATCAGCCCTGGCTGCTTACCAGGATGTGGTTGTGGTTCTGATCCAGTATCGCTTGGGACTTCTAGGCTTTCTCAG CACTGGTGATGAGCACATGTCAGGAAACTTTGGCCTGTTGGACCAGGTTCAGGCTCTGAGGTGGATCCAGCAGCACATTCATAACTTTGGGGGAGACCCAGGTTCAGTTACCATATTTGGGGAGTCTGCTGGCGGAGTGAGCGTTTCCCTCCTG CTTCTGTCACGGCTGTCTGATGGCCTGTTCCACTATGCCATCGCTGAGAGTGGCACTGCTGCAATGGATTTACTCATTTCAAATGATCCCCTTCCAGTGACACAG ATGGTTGCAAATGCATCTGGCTGTAGCCTCGAAAGCACAGAGGAGATCGCTGATTGCATGAGGAGCGTCAATATTGACACTATTGTAACTCTTGGACAG GATGAAAAATTGAGAACAGCTATTAACACTGATGGACACTTCCTTACAAAACCTGTGGATGAGCTGTTCCGTACACATGAACTTCTTACTGTACCGTTCATGACTGGTGTTAATAATGATGAAGGGGGCTGGTTACTTCCTAGT TTTATGGCTCCTCCAAACTGGACAGAGGGAATGGATCGGGAGCATATCATGAACATGATGTACATGTTCTACCCTGAT CCCGATGATGCCATGTTCAGAGATCTCTTGGTAGATGAATATATTGGAGCCGGTGAAGATCGTGTGAAAAATAGAAACGGATTCACTGAGATTCTTGGACATATGATATTCATCTTTCCAGCAATTAAAACTGCTAATGCCCACAGAG ATGCAGGTGCCCCTGTGTACCTGTATTACTACCAGCATGCTCCTGAATTCCTGCAGGCAAAAAGGCCGAGCTATGTTGGGAGTGACCACGGAGATGAAATCTTTACAGTATTAGGATTCTGCTTCACAACTACTCATGTCAAAGTAACTG ATGCATGCTCTGAAGAGGAGGAACAGCTGAGCAGGGCTATGATGAGCTACTGGGGAAACTTTGCTCGCACAGG GTCTCCTAATGGGGAAGGTCTTGTCCACTGGCCAAAGTATGGAGCAGAAGAAGACTACTTGTCAATTGATGCAAATGAGCAGGTACCTGGTCAGCACCTGAAGAAGGAGCGGTTTGTCTTCCTGACTCAGACTCTGCCGGAGAAGATCCGACAACACAAAGAGAAGATGGAGCGCACCGAGCTGTAG
- the LOC131973957 gene encoding cocaine esterase-like, translated as MKSRAEQTFFYLMSVLFLCVAADLQAPDVHTKLGSLRGQYVAVKGKETGVYAYLGVPFAKPPVGPALRLAAPQPVEGWEGVRDATQQPPMCIQHRQQSLDLMEKLGMVVDLPDISEDCLYLNIYTPANRAHNAKLPVMVWIHGGGFGIGSASTYDGSALAAYQDVVVVVIQYRLGLLGFLSTGDEHMSGNFGLLDQVQALRWIQQHIHNFGGDPGSVTIFGESAGGVSVSLLLLSPLSDGLFNYAIAESGTAAMDLLISNDPLPVTQMVANASGCSLESTEEISDCMRSVDIDTIVTIGMDEKLRIAVNTDGHFLTKPVDELFRTHELLTVPFMTGVNNDEGGWLLADFFAPPNWTEGMDREHIMNMMYMFYPDPDDAMFRDLLVDEYIGAGEDRVKNRNGFTEILGDMIFIFPAIKTANAHRDAGAPVYLYYYQHDPEFLQAKRPSYVGSDHGDEIFTVLGFCFTTTHVKVTDACSEEEEQLSRAMMSYWGNFARTGSPNGEGLVHWPKYGAEEDYLSIDANEQVPGQHLKKERFVFLTQTLPEKIRQHKEKMERTEL; from the exons ATGAAGTCCCGCGCAGAGCAAACTTTCTTCTATCTAATGTCTGTGTTATTTCTCTGTGTTGCTGCAGACCTGCAAG CACCTGATGTTCACACAAAGCTTGGGAGCCTGAGAGGTCAGTATGTGGCTGTAAAGGGAAAGGAGACTGGCGTCTATGCCTACCTGGGTGTTCCATTTGCCAAGCCGCCTGTTGGGCCTGCTCTGAGACTGGCTGCACCCCAGCCTGTAGAGGGATGGGAAGGAGTGAGAGATGCCACCCAGCAGCCGCCCAT GTGTATTCAACATAGACAGCAGTCTTTAGATCTGATGGAAAAACTCGGCATGGTGGTAGATCTCCCAGACATTTCAGAGGACTGCCTTTACCTCAACATTTACACTCCTGCAAACAGAGCTCACAATGCCAAGCTCCCA GTAATGGTCTGGATCCATGGTGGAGGTTTTGGTATTGGGTCAGCTTCCACATATGATGGATCAGCCCTGGCTGCTTACCAGGATGTGGTTGTGGTTGTGATCCAGTATCGCTTGGGACTTCTAGGCTTTCTCAG CACTGGTGATGAGCACATGTCAGGAAACTTTGGCCTGTTGGACCAGGTTCAGGCTCTGAGGTGGATCCAGCAGCACATTCATAACTTTGGGGGAGACCCAGGTTCAGTTACCATATTTGGGGAATCTGCTGGTGGAGTGAGCGTTTCCCTCCTG CTTCTGTCACCGCTGTCTGATGGCCTATTCAACTATGCCATCGCTGAGAGTGGCACTGCTGCAATGGATTTACTCATTTCAAATGATCCCCTTCCAGTGACACAG ATGGTTGCAAATGCATCTGGCTGTAGCCTCGAAAGCACAGAGGAGATCTCTGATTGCATGAGGAGCGTCGATATTGACACTATTGTGACAATTGGGATG GATGAAAAATTGAGAATAGCTGTTAACACTGATGGACACTTCCTGACAAAACCTGTGGATGAGCTGTTCCGTACCCATGAACTTCTTACTGTACCGTTCATGACTGGTGTTAATAATGATGAAGGGGGCTGGTTACTTGCTGAT TTCTTTGCTCCTCCAAACTGGACAGAGGGAATGGATCGGGAGCATATCATGAACATGATGTACATGTTCTACCCTGAT CCCGATGATGCCATGTTCAGAGATCTCTTGGTAGATGAATATATTGGAGCCGGTGAAGATCGTGTGAAAAATAGAAACGGATTCACTGAGATTCTTGGAGATATGATATTCATCTTTCCAGCAATTAAAACTGCTAATGCCCACAGAG ATGCAGGTGCCCCTGTGTACCTGTATTACTACCAGCATGATCCTGAATTCCTGCAGGCAAAAAGGCCGAGCTATGTTGGGAGTGACCACGGAGATGAAATCTTTACAGTATTAGGATTCTGCTTCACAACTACTCATGTCAAAGTAACTG atgcATGCTCTGAAGAGGAGGAACAGCTGAGCAGGGCTATGATGAGCTACTGGGGAAACTTTGCTCGCACAGG GTCTCCTAATGGGGAAGGTCTTGTCCACTGGCCAAAGTATGGAGCAGAAGAAGACTACTTGTCAATTGATGCAAATGAGCAGGTACCTGGTCAGCACCTGAAGAAGGAGCGGTTTGTCTTCCTGACTCAGACTCTGCCGGAGAAGATCCGACAACACAAAGAGAAGATGGAGCGCACCGAGCTGTAG